The Deltaproteobacteria bacterium genome contains the following window.
GCATCTATGTCCCCGGCGGGAAGGCCTCTTACCCCTCGTCGGTCCTGATGAATGCCGTAACCGCAAAAGTGGCCGGGGTCTCCGAGATCATCATGGTCACGCCGACCCCGAATGGGGAGATCAACCCTTACGTCCTCGCCGCCGCCCGGATCGCCGGAGTGGACCGGATCTTCCGGATCGGCGGCGCCCAGGCCGTGGCCGCCCTGGCCTACGGGACCGAAAGGATTCCTCAGGTGGACAAGATCGTAGGGCCCGGCAACATTTACGTCGCCCTGGCGAAAAAGCTCGTCTTCGGCCTGGTCGACATAGACATGATTGCCGGCCCGAGCGAAATCCTGGTCCTCGCGGACGAGACCGCCGATCCCGGGTTCATCGCCGCCGATCTCCTCTCACAGGCGGAACATGACGAACTGGCCTGGCCGATCCTGGTCGCGACTTCCCGGTCCCTCATTGATGCCGTGGAGAAAGCCATCGAAAAACAGCTTGAGGAACTGCCCCGCCGGGAGATCGCCCGGAAATCCCTCGACCGCTTCGGCTCTCTCATCTTCGTGCCCAATCTCGAAAAAGGCGCCGAGGTAGCCAACGCCATCGGTCCGGAACACTTAGAGGTGATGACTGCCGTACCGAAGGAGATCCTGGGCAGTCTGGAAAACGCCGGCGCCATCTTCTGCGGCCCCTTTACCCCGGAGCCGGTGGGAGATTACATGGCCGGGCCGAACCATGTCCTCCCCACGGGCGGGACCTCCCGCTTCTTCTCTCCCCTCCATGTGGGGGATTTCTATAAACGTTCCAGCCTCCTCTCTTTTACCGAGGCGGGCTTCCGTAAAATCGCCGACGATACGATCCGGCTGGCGGAACTGGAAGGGCTGCCGGGGCACGCCCGTTCCGTCCGTATCCGCAAGGATGCAATGAAAGGAGAGACTGCCGATGAGTCATCCCCTTGAACACCTGCGGCCGGAGATCCGGGCCCTCTCCCCCTACACGATCTCCCATACTGAGGCACGGATCAAGCTCGATGCCAACGAGAACCCCTTCGGACCATCAGAGAAGATTCGGCGTGAAATCCGGGAGGTCCTCGACCGGATCGCCGTCAACCGTTATCCCGACCCCGCCGCCACGGAGCTGAAGGCGGTCATCGCAAAATTTCTGCGGATCCCGGCAGACCGGTTGCTCTTAGGGAACGGATCGGACGAACTAATCGGTTATCTCATCACCACCTTTGCCGGCAAAGGAAACGGGGTTCTCTACCCCGCCCCCACCTTCTCCATGTACGGAATTATCGCCGCAGCCTTCGGGCAGAAGCGGATTGAAGTCCCTCTGGATGCCCATTTCAAGATCGACCCGGACCGTCTGACATCAACCATTCACGAAGCCTCGCCGGAAATCATCTTCCTTGCCTCGCCGAACAACCCAACGGGCCGGGAGTTTCCGGAAGAAGTTATTCTTTCCCTGCTGGAGGAATCAGGGGCCGTGGTCGTTCTCGATGAAGCCTATATTGACTTCTCCGGACATGCGGGTTCTCTTCCTCTCCTCGACCGGTATCCGAACCTCATTATTCTCCGAACCCTCTCCAAGATCGGAATGGCCTCCCTCCGTCTCGGGATCCTGACGGCCGCCCCCGAAATCCTCCGGGAAATCGAGAAGGTGCGCCTCCCCTATAACGTCAACACCTTCTCGCAGGCGGCGGCGACGGTCCTGCTCGGGCATGAAGAATCGCTTCGGACACAGATCGAAACGATCGTCTCCGAACGGGCCCGGCTCTTTTCCGCTCTGTCGCAAATCCCACAGATCACACCGATTCCTTCCACGGCGAACTTCATCCTTTTCCGAACAGATGAAGCAGACCGTCTCTTTAACTCCCTCCTGAATGCCGGGATTCTGATCCGCAACCTGAACATCCCCGGCCCCCTTGCGGGATCTCTTCGGGTGACCATCGGTACACCGGAGGAAAATCACGAATTCATTTGCCATCTTCAAAATTTTTTTCAGGGAGAGAAATCATGACACGGCGCGCAAAGATTGACCGGAAAACCGGCGAAACATCCATCAAAGTCACCCTGAAATTAGACGGCAAAGGAACCTACAAGATCCAGACCCCCATTCCCTTTCTGAACCACATGCTGGAACTCTTTACCCGGCACGGTCTCTTTGATATCGACCTCTCCGCCACGGGTGATACGGAGGTCGATTTTCACCACACCGTAGAGGATGTCGGCATTTGCCTCGGCAAGGCATTCGACAAGGCCCTCGGGGAAAAGAAAGGAATCTGCCGCTATGGTCACGCAGCCGTCCCCATGGACGAGACCCTGACCCAGGTCACCATCGATCTCTCCGGAAGGCCCTACCTTAAATTCCGGGCGGAACTTCCGAAAGAGAAGGTCGGTGAATTCGACCTGGAACTGGCCGAAGAGTTTTTCCGGGCCTTCACCAATCACATCAAGGCAAACCTCCACATCAATCTTCTCTACGGAGAAAACCTCCACCATATCCTCGAATCAATATTCAAGGCCACGGCCCGGGCACTGCGGCAGGCCACAGGGAAGGATCCCGGACAGGCCGGCATCCCCTCCACCAAGGGGGTGTTGGAGTGAATTCCCAAGGAAGCTCGGTGCAAATTCACTTTTTGTTTTGCCTTTGATCCCGCCTTTTCGCATCGGCTGAACAGGAACCTGAATCAATCCGGGAAATCGGGCAAAATCCTGCTGTTTTTATTATTGCCCGCTCGAAACAACTCTGTTATTATATACATAAATAGTTCATCTACTTTCACCTTATTAATCTACATTTACGGCGGCAACCGGATGGATAACAAAGCAAAAATCCTCATTGTCGATGACAGTGAATCAATACGGCAAAACCTTGCGGCAATACTGACCAAAGAAGGGTATTCCATCACAACTGCCGAAAACGGCGCGACCGGCCTGCAGAAAATCAAGGTCGGGCATCCGGATCTTGTGATTCTCGATCTGGTGATGCCGACGCTGGACGGAATGAAGGTCTGCAATGCCATGAAAGGGGATCCGGAACTGAAGAAAATCCCCGTCCTCATGAACACCTCCAAAGGAAGCAAGGATGATATCATCCAGGGGCTCGAAGCAGGGGCCAACGACTATATCGTCAAACCTTTTCATGAAGAGGAACTGCTTGCCCGGGTCCATTCCCTGCTTCGCTCCGGCAGCATGGTAAAACAACTCGAACGGGACAAACTGGACCTGCTGGCAATCCTGGAAATCAGTAATGCAATCACCTCCACCCTCGATTCCAGGGAGGTTCTCTATTCCATTGTCAAGAAGATCTCCGAAATTATTCATGTGATACGCTGCTCCATCGTCCGGATCGACTCCAATGAGTCCAAAGGATATGTGGTCGCCACCAATGAGGATCCCAATATTTACAATCTGGTTATC
Protein-coding sequences here:
- the hisD gene encoding histidinol dehydrogenase, which translates into the protein DGTNLEFSHNERAEAAKGADTRTIEALEHAAGRIRRFHEKQRESTWSERDDDGVELGQIIRPLKRVGIYVPGGKASYPSSVLMNAVTAKVAGVSEIIMVTPTPNGEINPYVLAAARIAGVDRIFRIGGAQAVAALAYGTERIPQVDKIVGPGNIYVALAKKLVFGLVDIDMIAGPSEILVLADETADPGFIAADLLSQAEHDELAWPILVATSRSLIDAVEKAIEKQLEELPRREIARKSLDRFGSLIFVPNLEKGAEVANAIGPEHLEVMTAVPKEILGSLENAGAIFCGPFTPEPVGDYMAGPNHVLPTGGTSRFFSPLHVGDFYKRSSLLSFTEAGFRKIADDTIRLAELEGLPGHARSVRIRKDAMKGETADESSP
- the hisC gene encoding histidinol-phosphate transaminase, coding for MSHPLEHLRPEIRALSPYTISHTEARIKLDANENPFGPSEKIRREIREVLDRIAVNRYPDPAATELKAVIAKFLRIPADRLLLGNGSDELIGYLITTFAGKGNGVLYPAPTFSMYGIIAAAFGQKRIEVPLDAHFKIDPDRLTSTIHEASPEIIFLASPNNPTGREFPEEVILSLLEESGAVVVLDEAYIDFSGHAGSLPLLDRYPNLIILRTLSKIGMASLRLGILTAAPEILREIEKVRLPYNVNTFSQAAATVLLGHEESLRTQIETIVSERARLFSALSQIPQITPIPSTANFILFRTDEADRLFNSLLNAGILIRNLNIPGPLAGSLRVTIGTPEENHEFICHLQNFFQGEKS
- the hisB gene encoding imidazoleglycerol-phosphate dehydratase HisB, giving the protein MTRRAKIDRKTGETSIKVTLKLDGKGTYKIQTPIPFLNHMLELFTRHGLFDIDLSATGDTEVDFHHTVEDVGICLGKAFDKALGEKKGICRYGHAAVPMDETLTQVTIDLSGRPYLKFRAELPKEKVGEFDLELAEEFFRAFTNHIKANLHINLLYGENLHHILESIFKATARALRQATGKDPGQAGIPSTKGVLE